In the Crocosphaera subtropica ATCC 51142 genome, ATTTCTTCATACCAAATAACAATATCTTGTACTTTTATTCGATGACCAGCAATACGAGGTTTTCCCCCACAAACCCCTGGAGTCATACAAATATGTTCGGAAATTACGGGTAGTTTCGACATTTTTCTTTAATCTTTCAAAATTTACGATAGTCAATTCATTATAGAACCTTTTTATTTCCTTTGTGAATCCTCAAAATTGTGCTAAGAAAAAAGCCTATAACAACACGCTATCAATCATTGGCAATGATAATAATCATAAACTTCATGACCGAATTAATCACCTATTACTGTCGATAATACTGCTCTAAAATTTCCCTTGCCAATTCCAAAGGCTCATCATTAAAAGAAAACTGAATTAATCCCGCCGTATCAGACAAAGCCAGCTTATTATTATGTCTAGCTACCCGTTCAATGGCATCACATAAGGCTTCTTCCGTTAACTTAAATACCAACCCTGGACTACCCACATCATACAACAAACGAGAGATAGCTAAGGTTTTCGTCCCATAACTGACTCGACTGGCATAATCTAAGCAAGCGGCCACAATAATCTCAGGGGGTAGAGTCGCTTTCGTCCCAATACGAAAGGTATAGCGTTTTGATTCTCCGGCAGTATGAATCAATCCCAGTTCACTAAAAGGACAGTCAATAGAATCTTCAATTAATCCCTTAGTCGCTTGTTGTTGAACGTACATCCGCAAAATGCAGTTGATGTCTTTCTTTAACGAAGATTCGGCGGTTGATTTTCCTAAATTTTCTTGATAACTGCGTAAGCCTTCGGTTAAATCTTCGGCATAGAATTCCACAGCCCGAAATTCATTAAAAGTGTAGTACCAGGCCGCTGCCTCACAAGTGGGTTTTAGCAAATGCCAATGGAGTAACCACAATGACGCTGGATTTTCTAGAAATGGATCATAACCGTCATCACTGAGAAGTTGTTGCCCAAAGTTTGATGGTTGATCATTTTCTAAAACTTTAAAGGCATTACACCAGTAGCGGATGGCTTTTACCATGTTTTTTCCTACTCCTAAACGCACAGGAGCATAATCATCGGTAAAAATTCCTGAGTATTGAGTAGCGAGGTCAAAGCCTTTTTTTAGCCACCCATAACGAGGGTGGAAGGTTTCATGACGTGCGAAAACGGGATTGACTGGTGGTAAAGATTCAAATAGATTCGGTTGGGTTATGGTCATTGCTTCTCCAATGGATCTAGATTAATTAATTGATCGTTGATATGGTTGTCACTTTTGGGTTTCTAGAGATTCCAGTTACCCGTTTGATTGATTAAATTTTTAGACTCAATACTTAACAAGCTCAAAGGTCAGGTCAGAACTAGCCAAGCTGTTACCCCTCATGTCACAGCCACAAGCGTGATGGAGTAAATGGGCATTCCCTCCTGTTACTAAATTCTATCTCGATTTCCTTGGGTTTTTTATCTAATGGTCTTTGAGCATTGGCTTTTATTTTTTCTTCGATGGCTCAAGGCCATTCAAATGCTTTATCGGATTGTGGCCTTTTATAGCACTTTTCAATTGGATAGACAAATCTTCGACTTTGATGACAAGGTGACTTGGAGAGGACTTGGAGACTTGGAAGAATGTTAACAGAAAATCTCCCAAGTCTTCCGTGTCTTACCCAACTAGAAATATTGGCCACAGACGATGAAAAACGCTATTAAACCAACAATCGTCGCACAGAT is a window encoding:
- a CDS encoding DUF4007 family protein; amino-acid sequence: MTITQPNLFESLPPVNPVFARHETFHPRYGWLKKGFDLATQYSGIFTDDYAPVRLGVGKNMVKAIRYWCNAFKVLENDQPSNFGQQLLSDDGYDPFLENPASLWLLHWHLLKPTCEAAAWYYTFNEFRAVEFYAEDLTEGLRSYQENLGKSTAESSLKKDINCILRMYVQQQATKGLIEDSIDCPFSELGLIHTAGESKRYTFRIGTKATLPPEIIVAACLDYASRVSYGTKTLAISRLLYDVGSPGLVFKLTEEALCDAIERVARHNNKLALSDTAGLIQFSFNDEPLELAREILEQYYRQ